A genome region from Wielerella bovis includes the following:
- a CDS encoding anaerobic C4-dicarboxylate transporter, whose translation MLFIIQFAIVLLCILAGARAGGIGLGVFGGIGLAVLTFGFGLQPTSPPIDVMLMIMAVISAAAAMQASGGLDYMIKIATRILRSNPKHITFIAPAVTYLFTVLAGTGHVAYSVLPVIAEVSRRNGIRPERPLSMAVIASQFAIIASPIAAAVTATVTFLEPQNIHLGTILMVTVPSTILGLGLACVFVNKMGKELKDDPIYQRRLQNPEYAASLANNTVIEEDKPISSKAKISLGIFLGAALLVVIMGAIPSLRPSFGEVGKMKPLGMAHTIEIIMLSAGALILLICKPDNHAITRGSVFHAGMRAIIAVFGIAWLGDTLMQAHIDTVKAAVSGLVHTAPWTFAFALFILSVLVNSQGATVATLFPVAIALGVPAPIIIGTFVAVNGYFFVPNYGPIIASIDFDTTGTTKIGKYIFNHSFMIPGLLSMIFSLIFGLFFAKMLM comes from the coding sequence ATGTTATTTATCATACAATTTGCAATCGTATTGCTGTGTATTCTTGCTGGCGCACGGGCTGGCGGGATTGGTTTAGGTGTTTTTGGGGGCATTGGTTTAGCGGTGCTAACATTTGGTTTTGGTCTGCAACCTACCAGCCCTCCCATTGATGTCATGTTGATGATTATGGCTGTTATTTCCGCAGCAGCAGCCATGCAAGCATCGGGGGGGTTAGACTATATGATTAAAATTGCCACACGCATTTTACGTAGCAATCCCAAACACATCACATTTATTGCACCAGCAGTAACCTATCTATTCACAGTATTAGCAGGTACAGGACACGTTGCCTATTCTGTTTTACCTGTCATCGCCGAAGTTAGCCGTCGCAACGGTATTCGTCCAGAACGTCCTCTTTCAATGGCAGTCATTGCTTCTCAATTTGCGATTATCGCCAGTCCAATTGCAGCAGCGGTTACCGCAACCGTTACCTTTCTCGAACCGCAAAATATCCACCTCGGAACAATCTTAATGGTTACCGTTCCATCTACTATTTTAGGTTTGGGCTTGGCTTGCGTATTTGTCAATAAAATGGGCAAAGAATTGAAAGATGACCCAATCTATCAACGACGTTTGCAAAACCCTGAATATGCCGCATCATTGGCAAATAATACGGTAATAGAAGAAGATAAACCCATCAGCAGTAAAGCCAAAATTTCTTTGGGTATTTTCTTGGGTGCCGCATTATTGGTTGTGATTATGGGTGCTATTCCATCGTTGCGACCTTCATTTGGTGAAGTAGGCAAAATGAAACCATTGGGTATGGCTCACACCATTGAAATCATTATGTTATCAGCAGGTGCATTGATTTTACTGATTTGCAAACCTGATAATCATGCCATTACCAGAGGTTCTGTTTTCCATGCAGGGATGCGTGCCATCATTGCCGTATTCGGTATTGCATGGTTGGGCGACACTTTGATGCAAGCGCATATTGATACCGTCAAAGCTGCTGTATCTGGCTTGGTACACACCGCACCTTGGACATTCGCCTTTGCCCTATTTATTTTATCTGTATTGGTAAACAGTCAAGGCGCAACTGTAGCTACATTATTTCCTGTCGCCATTGCATTGGGCGTACCAGCACCCATTATTATTGGTACATTTGTCGCCGTCAATGGCTACTTCTTCGTGCCAAATTATGGGCCTATCATCGCATCTATTGACTTTGATACAACAGGAACAACCAAAATTGGTAAATACATTTTTAACCACAGCTTTATGATTCCAGGCTTGCTGAGCATGATATTTAGCTTAATCTTTGGTTTATTTTTTGCCAAAATGTTGATGTAA
- a CDS encoding amino acid ABC transporter ATP-binding protein: protein MVSFRNVHKYFKDLHVINGVNLNIKQGEVVVVCGPSGSGKSTLIRTVNQLESIESGEIWVNGVNVADPKTDLNKVRSDVGFVFQHFNLYPHLSVLDNITLSPIKVKGLSKEAAEAKAMELLEKVGLAHKKDAFPSQLSGGQQQRVAIARGLAMEPRVMLFDEPTSALDPEMVGEVLKVMKDLAQSGMTMMCVTHEMGFARDVADYVIFVDKGQIVEQDDPETFFTNPKTERAKQFLSQIA, encoded by the coding sequence ATGGTAAGTTTTAGAAATGTTCACAAATATTTCAAAGATTTACATGTGATTAATGGTGTGAATTTAAACATCAAACAAGGCGAAGTGGTGGTGGTGTGCGGACCTTCGGGTTCGGGCAAATCTACGCTAATTCGCACGGTAAACCAGTTGGAAAGCATTGAATCAGGCGAAATTTGGGTCAATGGCGTGAATGTTGCCGACCCGAAAACGGATTTGAACAAAGTGCGTTCGGACGTGGGTTTTGTGTTCCAACACTTTAATTTGTATCCGCATTTGAGTGTGTTGGATAATATTACTTTGTCGCCGATTAAAGTTAAAGGATTGAGTAAGGAAGCAGCAGAAGCTAAAGCGATGGAATTGCTGGAAAAAGTGGGTCTGGCACATAAAAAAGATGCATTTCCTTCGCAATTATCGGGTGGTCAGCAACAGCGCGTGGCGATTGCACGCGGTTTGGCAATGGAGCCGCGTGTGATGCTGTTTGATGAGCCAACTTCTGCGCTTGACCCTGAAATGGTGGGAGAAGTGTTGAAGGTAATGAAAGACTTAGCTCAATCTGGCATGACGATGATGTGTGTGACACACGAAATGGGGTTTGCGCGTGATGTGGCGGATTATGTGATTTTTGTGGATAAGGGACAAATTGTGGAACAAGATGACCCTGAAACATTCTTTACTAATCCAAAAACGGAACGTGCTAAACAGTTTTTGAGTCAAATTGCTTAA
- a CDS encoding DUF1444 family protein: MSLIKNLFSNKQTIMNWREFAEYFAQEIQQNIDGTAKIEWGDDLENTTVHLTFNNGDQAESYLGNHFARYQHNPDDLPEIIVQTLVAVAHLGKDKTQEIKREHIFPTIKSAGYVNYVAQMYQKEGKNPIEHLCICPLAGDISLIYMVDTGDALKSLNRDDVAKLGIENDEMLHQIALENLENYLSQSEDLGYRQSENGLYQIYLDDVFDASLILLLEKITEMAELDVAPYPVFAVPARDMLLVCGADNQDALAQMQEIIDDVMQDSSYCISAQKYCLKNGQMSLFNTH, from the coding sequence ATGTCTTTGATTAAGAACCTATTTTCAAATAAACAAACCATCATGAATTGGCGCGAATTTGCCGAATATTTCGCCCAAGAAATCCAGCAAAATATTGACGGTACAGCCAAAATTGAATGGGGAGATGATTTGGAAAACACCACCGTTCATCTGACATTCAATAATGGCGACCAAGCGGAATCGTATTTGGGCAACCATTTTGCGCGTTATCAGCACAATCCTGATGATTTGCCTGAAATCATCGTGCAAACCCTTGTAGCGGTCGCACATTTGGGGAAAGACAAAACGCAAGAGATTAAACGCGAACACATTTTCCCCACCATTAAATCGGCTGGATACGTCAATTATGTGGCGCAAATGTATCAAAAAGAAGGCAAAAATCCGATCGAACATTTGTGTATTTGTCCATTGGCTGGCGATATTTCATTGATTTATATGGTGGATACGGGCGATGCGTTGAAAAGCCTGAACCGCGATGATGTCGCCAAATTGGGCATTGAAAACGATGAAATGCTGCACCAAATCGCGCTTGAAAATTTGGAAAATTACCTGAGCCAAAGCGAAGATTTGGGTTATCGCCAAAGCGAAAACGGTTTGTATCAGATTTATTTGGACGATGTGTTTGATGCGTCTTTGATTTTATTGCTGGAAAAAATCACGGAAATGGCGGAATTGGATGTTGCGCCATATCCTGTTTTTGCCGTGCCAGCGCGTGATATGTTGCTGGTTTGTGGGGCGGATAATCAGGATGCTTTGGCGCAAATGCAGGAAATCATTGATGATGTGATGCAGGATTCATCTTATTGTATTTCGGCGCAAAAATATTGTCTGAAAAATGGGCAGATGAGTTTGTTTAATACGCATTGA
- a CDS encoding DUF6348 family protein: MQQKLAEHDIPTEIVDESWLYQPDTGYYFLPALGDFELDDGLFRSASTIQIQHKELFPNGIFEYQYSFGEYETLEEALLSGFDIWLKTDWETLWDAACPHEANHLYLNMDFADEALKRLVLLGSVGFYPAPNENEEDETSCETHGEFCECCLFTQSLQAFEPLLKSSENYAIRIFVSRDDDEYKADCRVNGEDWADALDSLKNYAKTWSGEGITSRKQYIIIRNQPDNWQETDD, encoded by the coding sequence TTGCAGCAAAAATTAGCAGAGCATGACATTCCAACCGAGATTGTGGACGAATCTTGGCTTTATCAACCCGATACGGGCTATTATTTTCTGCCTGCTTTGGGGGATTTTGAATTAGATGATGGCTTGTTTCGCAGCGCGTCCACCATTCAAATTCAGCATAAAGAATTGTTTCCCAATGGTATTTTTGAATATCAATATTCATTTGGCGAATACGAAACGTTGGAAGAAGCCCTATTGAGTGGCTTTGATATTTGGTTGAAAACCGATTGGGAAACCTTGTGGGACGCAGCTTGCCCCCATGAAGCCAATCACTTGTATTTAAATATGGATTTTGCAGATGAAGCATTGAAACGCTTGGTTTTGTTGGGTTCAGTCGGCTTTTATCCCGCCCCAAATGAAAACGAAGAAGATGAAACAAGTTGCGAAACACATGGCGAATTTTGCGAATGCTGTTTGTTTACGCAAAGTTTGCAAGCCTTTGAACCTTTGTTGAAATCATCGGAAAATTATGCCATTCGGATTTTTGTGTCGCGCGATGATGACGAATACAAAGCCGATTGTCGTGTGAATGGCGAAGATTGGGCAGACGCATTGGATTCATTGAAAAATTATGCCAAAACATGGTCTGGCGAAGGCATAACGTCTAGAAAACAATACATCATTATTCGCAATCAGCCCGATAATTGGCAGGAAACGGACGATTGA
- the rsmA gene encoding 16S rRNA (adenine(1518)-N(6)/adenine(1519)-N(6))-dimethyltransferase RsmA codes for MTEHKARKRFGQNFLQDTRIISDIVNAVRPQADDVVIEIGPGLGAITQPLTRKLNRLHVCEIDRDIIQFLKKQDFANKLTIHEGDVLKFDFRQIAGRKKIVGNLPYNISTPLLFKLSEVADEVIDMHFMLQKEVVERMVAAPKTNDYGRLSVMLQYYFDMENLIDVPPESFTPAPKVDSAVVRMIPVAGRIGVAENFKHFSDLVRDAFQQRRKTIRNNLKNIASDDDLQAVGILPQQRPEEIAPELYVQLSNYLIGKA; via the coding sequence ATGACCGAACATAAAGCCCGCAAACGCTTCGGGCAAAATTTTTTACAAGATACTCGAATCATCAGCGATATCGTGAACGCGGTGCGTCCGCAAGCCGATGATGTGGTTATTGAAATTGGACCAGGGTTGGGTGCGATTACCCAGCCTTTGACGCGCAAACTCAATCGCCTGCACGTTTGCGAGATTGACCGAGATATCATCCAATTTCTGAAAAAACAAGACTTTGCCAACAAATTGACCATACACGAAGGCGATGTGTTGAAATTTGATTTTCGCCAAATCGCGGGGCGCAAGAAAATTGTCGGCAATTTGCCCTACAACATTTCCACGCCACTTTTGTTCAAATTGAGTGAAGTGGCGGACGAAGTGATTGACATGCACTTTATGCTGCAAAAAGAAGTGGTTGAGCGCATGGTTGCCGCGCCCAAAACCAATGATTATGGGCGTTTGAGCGTGATGTTGCAGTATTATTTTGATATGGAAAACCTGATTGACGTACCGCCCGAAAGTTTCACGCCTGCGCCCAAAGTGGATTCGGCTGTGGTACGCATGATTCCTGTGGCTGGACGCATTGGCGTGGCGGAAAATTTCAAGCATTTCAGCGACTTGGTGCGCGATGCCTTTCAGCAACGCCGCAAAACCATACGCAATAATCTGAAAAACATCGCCAGCGATGATGATTTGCAAGCGGTTGGCATTTTGCCCCAGCAACGCCCCGAAGAAATTGCGCCTGAATTGTATGTGCAATTATCCAATTATTTGATTGGTAAGGCGTAA
- the zupT gene encoding zinc transporter ZupT, whose protein sequence is MSSHLFIAFGITFAAGLATVLGSALVLFCKTPNPRILSFGLAFAGGAMVYVSLTEILNKSIEAFSVSLGDKWATAAATAAFLFGMGLVLLIDRVIPNPHDSLNPNDPDYEQKSRDLVARVGFMAAFAITAHNLPEGLATFFATLDNPKVGAPLALAIAVHNIPEGISIAAPVYFATRKKGLTVLMCALSGLAEPLGAILGYTILRPFLSPTMFGAVFGLIAGVMVFLALDELLPAAKRYALGHETVYGLVTGMGIISVSLVLFQF, encoded by the coding sequence ATGTCTTCTCATCTTTTTATTGCATTTGGCATTACATTTGCAGCAGGTTTAGCAACTGTTTTAGGAAGCGCATTGGTGCTTTTTTGCAAAACACCTAATCCGCGTATTTTGTCATTTGGCTTGGCATTTGCAGGTGGCGCAATGGTTTATGTTTCATTGACTGAAATTTTGAATAAATCTATTGAGGCTTTCTCGGTTTCTTTGGGCGACAAATGGGCAACGGCAGCGGCGACTGCGGCATTTTTATTTGGCATGGGCTTGGTATTATTGATTGACCGTGTTATTCCCAATCCGCATGATTCGCTCAATCCAAACGACCCTGATTATGAACAAAAAAGCCGTGATTTGGTGGCGCGTGTTGGCTTCATGGCAGCGTTTGCGATTACTGCGCATAATTTACCCGAAGGCTTGGCAACTTTTTTCGCAACGCTGGATAATCCGAAAGTGGGTGCGCCTTTGGCTTTGGCGATTGCGGTACACAATATTCCCGAGGGTATTTCCATCGCTGCGCCTGTGTATTTTGCGACGCGCAAAAAGGGATTGACAGTATTGATGTGTGCTTTATCAGGTTTGGCTGAACCTTTGGGGGCGATTTTGGGTTACACGATATTGCGTCCATTTTTATCGCCAACCATGTTTGGTGCGGTGTTTGGTTTGATTGCAGGTGTGATGGTGTTTTTGGCGTTAGATGAGTTGTTGCCAGCAGCCAAACGCTATGCTTTGGGACACGAAACGGTTTATGGTTTGGTTACAGGCATGGGCATTATTTCGGTGAGTTTAGTTTTATTTCAGTTTTAG
- the recR gene encoding recombination mediator RecR: MSNKNLDAYSQLIQALRILPNVGAKTAQRMAHVLLQQNREGAEKLAQALDNALKQVHNCALCNTFCEDELCHICANEQRDKTRLMIVHMPADVAAMELARCHDGLYFVLMGYVNPTQNMDLSQIALDKLVARLSASTVSEIIIATSFTAEGDATAYIVSELLKEQPYKVSRLARGMPLGSELEYVDAGTLAQAVYERQLLQENKEM; encoded by the coding sequence ATGTCAAACAAAAATCTAGACGCCTATTCTCAACTGATTCAAGCCTTGCGCATCTTACCCAATGTTGGCGCAAAAACCGCGCAACGCATGGCACACGTTTTGTTGCAGCAAAACCGAGAGGGTGCAGAAAAATTAGCACAAGCCCTTGATAATGCGTTAAAACAAGTTCACAACTGCGCCTTGTGTAACACATTTTGTGAAGACGAGTTGTGCCATATTTGCGCCAATGAACAACGCGATAAAACACGCCTAATGATTGTACATATGCCTGCCGATGTGGCAGCCATGGAATTAGCACGTTGTCATGATGGTTTGTATTTTGTATTGATGGGATATGTGAATCCCACGCAAAATATGGACTTATCGCAAATAGCATTGGATAAATTGGTGGCGAGATTATCCGCCAGCACAGTCAGCGAAATCATCATCGCTACATCGTTTACTGCGGAAGGTGATGCAACCGCATATATTGTGTCCGAATTATTGAAAGAGCAGCCGTATAAAGTCAGCCGTTTGGCGCGTGGTATGCCGCTGGGCAGCGAATTGGAATATGTGGATGCGGGCACATTGGCGCAAGCGGTTTACGAACGACAATTATTGCAAGAAAACAAGGAAATGTGA
- the dcd gene encoding dCTP deaminase — MSIKSDKWIRRMAQEYGMIEPFEPNQIKEVNGQKIISYGTSSYGYDIRCANEFKIFTNINSTIVDPKNFDPRNFVTVEDDYCIIPPNSFALARTVEYFRIPRNVLTVCLGKSTYARCGIIVNVTPFEPEWEGYVTLEFSNTTPLPAKIYAGEGVAQVLFFESDEECETSYKDRNGKYMGQTGVTLPKA, encoded by the coding sequence ATGAGCATTAAATCCGACAAATGGATACGCCGCATGGCGCAAGAATATGGCATGATTGAGCCATTTGAACCCAATCAAATCAAAGAAGTAAACGGTCAAAAAATCATTTCTTATGGCACGTCCAGTTACGGTTACGACATTCGTTGCGCCAATGAATTTAAGATTTTTACCAATATCAACAGCACGATTGTGGACCCAAAAAATTTTGACCCACGCAATTTTGTTACGGTGGAAGACGATTATTGCATTATTCCGCCCAATTCTTTCGCCTTGGCGCGTACGGTGGAATATTTCCGTATTCCGCGCAATGTTTTGACTGTGTGTTTGGGCAAATCTACTTATGCACGTTGCGGTATCATTGTGAATGTAACGCCATTTGAGCCTGAATGGGAAGGCTATGTTACGCTGGAATTTTCCAACACCACACCATTACCCGCGAAAATTTACGCAGGCGAAGGCGTAGCGCAAGTGTTGTTTTTTGAAAGCGATGAAGAATGCGAAACATCGTATAAAGACCGCAATGGTAAATATATGGGGCAAACGGGGGTTACTTTGCCCAAAGCATAA
- a CDS encoding recombination-associated protein RdgC, with product MWFKHITFYPIIADKLPAIDRLPEKLAEYEFAPVTGLDWFSEGFAAPHGFSPELVFAADFTWSVALKKAEKVLPAAVVRDILEDKVAEIQAAEARNIGRKEKQELKEQITDDLLPRAFVKTSRTQAVVDTKHNLLFINAAGAKAENMLNKLREALGGLEARLPQTRQSPSSLMTDWLLRGVCDAGFELDDSCELKGTGDIVPTVKIAKQDLTADEVTQHVKNGKTVTQLGLVWREQIAFVLTEDFAIKRVQYLDVLQEEAEQHGDDAASLAFASQILMAQSVSTMIMELVGCLGGWQE from the coding sequence ATGTGGTTCAAACACATAACTTTTTACCCGATTATTGCCGATAAATTGCCTGCAATAGATAGGCTGCCTGAAAAATTAGCTGAATATGAATTTGCGCCTGTAACAGGTTTGGATTGGTTTAGCGAAGGATTTGCTGCGCCACATGGTTTTTCGCCTGAATTGGTGTTTGCTGCTGATTTTACTTGGTCGGTTGCGCTGAAAAAAGCGGAAAAGGTTTTGCCTGCTGCGGTGGTGCGTGATATTTTGGAAGACAAAGTTGCAGAAATTCAGGCTGCCGAAGCGCGAAATATCGGGCGCAAAGAAAAACAAGAATTAAAAGAACAAATTACCGATGATTTATTACCGCGTGCTTTTGTAAAAACCAGTCGCACGCAAGCGGTGGTGGATACAAAACATAATCTGTTGTTTATCAATGCCGCAGGTGCAAAAGCGGAAAATATGTTGAATAAATTGCGTGAAGCATTGGGTGGTTTGGAAGCGCGTTTGCCACAAACTCGGCAATCGCCCAGCAGTTTGATGACGGATTGGTTATTGCGTGGTGTGTGCGATGCGGGTTTTGAATTGGACGACAGTTGCGAATTGAAAGGCACAGGCGATATTGTGCCAACGGTGAAAATCGCCAAACAAGATTTGACGGCGGACGAAGTTACGCAGCATGTGAAAAATGGCAAAACGGTTACGCAATTAGGCTTGGTTTGGCGCGAGCAAATTGCGTTTGTGCTAACCGAAGATTTTGCGATTAAGCGCGTGCAATATTTGGACGTGCTGCAAGAAGAAGCGGAACAGCACGGCGATGATGCGGCAAGTTTGGCATTTGCATCGCAAATTTTGATGGCGCAAAGTGTGTCCACTATGATTATGGAATTGGTGGGTTGCTTGGGCGGTTGGCAGGAATAA
- a CDS encoding tetratricopeptide repeat protein codes for MTFSLQNLKLNTAFANIEQGNYKAAAPVLREFAEKGDVDAQYQLAFMYEQGLGVKVDCVAAVKWYEAAAKQGDVAAQFNLAELYEDGADGVAQDYVQAAYWYEQAALQNDVDAQNQLARLYAEGLGMAQDYTQAVKYWLMAAELGDDEALHNLGVVYDDGLGVAADYEKAADFYRQAADMGNADAMVNLGLLYQEGYGVAQDEAQAATWFRQAAELGDVMGQFNLGMSYAQGEGVEQDYAEAAKWWKRAAAQGDKDAETALQELERVMQEEME; via the coding sequence ATGACTTTCTCGCTCCAAAATCTGAAATTGAACACAGCTTTTGCCAATATTGAACAAGGAAATTACAAAGCTGCTGCGCCTGTTTTGCGTGAATTTGCTGAAAAAGGCGATGTAGATGCACAATATCAACTGGCGTTTATGTATGAACAAGGTTTGGGTGTCAAAGTGGATTGTGTGGCGGCGGTTAAATGGTATGAAGCGGCGGCAAAACAAGGCGATGTGGCAGCACAATTTAATTTGGCTGAATTGTATGAAGATGGTGCGGACGGCGTAGCACAAGATTATGTTCAGGCTGCCTATTGGTATGAACAGGCAGCATTGCAAAATGATGTGGACGCGCAAAATCAACTGGCGCGTTTGTATGCCGAAGGTTTGGGCATGGCGCAAGATTATACGCAAGCGGTCAAATATTGGTTGATGGCGGCAGAATTGGGCGATGATGAAGCCTTACATAATTTGGGCGTGGTGTATGACGATGGTTTGGGCGTGGCAGCGGATTATGAAAAAGCGGCAGATTTTTATCGTCAAGCCGCTGATATGGGCAATGCCGATGCAATGGTTAATTTGGGTTTGCTGTATCAAGAAGGCTATGGTGTGGCACAAGATGAAGCTCAAGCTGCGACATGGTTTCGCCAAGCAGCGGAATTGGGCGATGTGATGGGACAATTCAATTTGGGTATGTCGTATGCACAAGGCGAAGGCGTGGAGCAAGATTACGCCGAAGCAGCAAAATGGTGGAAACGTGCTGCGGCGCAAGGTGATAAAGATGCGGAGACGGCTTTGCAAGAATTGGAACGTGTTATGCAAGAGGAAATGGAATAA
- a CDS encoding outer membrane protein, with protein sequence MGANPYVFGTLGALQDGVKVENGVNTISDKDTRLAGQIGIGMQFNHRLGGEVFYQGAQKHKYLADITTNEANKVRNQTYGARVTFGDNVTDKFRLFGKAGVAGVKHSVGDSNIVDVHSKTKVRPTAGVGATYNLTDNLAVRADYDHVFKRGTQSFTNNQGQNGNVKWKGANYLGVGLQYNF encoded by the coding sequence TTGGGTGCTAATCCTTATGTATTCGGCACATTAGGTGCTCTGCAAGATGGTGTAAAAGTAGAAAATGGTGTAAACACCATAAGCGATAAAGATACTCGCTTGGCAGGTCAAATTGGTATAGGTATGCAATTTAACCATCGTTTGGGTGGTGAAGTATTCTATCAAGGCGCACAGAAACACAAATATTTAGCTGATATTACAACAAATGAAGCCAATAAAGTACGTAACCAAACTTACGGTGCGCGCGTAACCTTTGGTGATAATGTAACCGATAAATTCCGCTTATTTGGTAAAGCAGGTGTTGCTGGTGTGAAACATTCGGTTGGAGATTCAAACATTGTTGATGTTCATTCTAAAACCAAAGTTCGCCCGACTGCTGGTGTCGGTGCGACTTACAATTTGACTGATAATTTAGCGGTGCGCGCAGATTATGATCATGTGTTCAAACGTGGTACGCAATCATTTACCAATAATCAAGGTCAAAATGGTAATGTTAAATGGAAAGGCGCCAATTACTTGGGTGTTGGTCTGCAATACAATTTCTAA
- a CDS encoding DEAD/DEAH box helicase has translation MSKFNELGLGYEITSALAEQGYETPTPIQTAAIPKALAGHDLLAAAQTGTGKTAAFMLPSLERLKRYANPSTSPAMHPVRMLVLTPTRELADQIDQNTRNYMKNLPLRHTVLFGGVSMDKQTADLRAGCEIVVATVGRLLDHVKQRHINLNKVEIVVLDEADRMLDMGFIDDIRTIMQMLPKQRQTLLFSATFAPAIRKLAQDFMNTPEIVEVAAQNTTNANVEQHVIAVDAYRKKELLERLIVDLQIPQVIVFCKTKQSADQVSRDLVRRGLSANAIHGDKSQQVRLEVLQQFKSGELRVLVATDVAARGLDIAELPFVINYELPVQAEDYVHRIGRTGRAGADGVAISMMDEYEQKMYAAIKELTGNELPISRIEGFAPRWEMGSESVSGSLKNEEYKDSAAPYSRRYQQNHDVRESSYRQRENIVVPDMPKIQNRASTRRRGRERRTCALLQPNFGMNDER, from the coding sequence ATGAGCAAATTTAACGAACTTGGCTTGGGATATGAAATCACATCTGCACTTGCCGAACAAGGTTACGAAACACCTACCCCCATTCAAACTGCTGCCATTCCCAAAGCATTGGCAGGACACGATTTACTCGCCGCCGCGCAAACAGGCACAGGCAAAACCGCCGCTTTTATGCTACCCAGCTTGGAACGTCTGAAACGCTACGCCAACCCCAGCACATCGCCCGCTATGCACCCCGTGCGCATGCTGGTGTTAACACCCACCCGCGAATTAGCCGACCAAATTGACCAAAACACGCGCAATTACATGAAAAATCTGCCCCTGCGCCACACCGTATTATTCGGCGGCGTGAGCATGGACAAGCAAACAGCAGATTTGCGTGCAGGCTGTGAAATTGTCGTAGCAACCGTTGGGCGATTGCTTGACCATGTGAAGCAGCGACACATCAATTTAAATAAAGTAGAAATTGTTGTATTAGACGAAGCCGACCGCATGTTGGACATGGGTTTTATTGATGATATTCGCACCATCATGCAAATGTTGCCAAAACAACGCCAAACGCTGCTATTCTCTGCAACGTTTGCACCAGCCATTCGCAAATTGGCACAAGATTTTATGAACACACCTGAAATCGTAGAAGTTGCCGCACAAAACACCACTAATGCCAATGTGGAGCAACATGTTATTGCGGTTGATGCCTATCGTAAAAAGGAATTATTGGAACGCCTGATTGTGGATTTGCAAATACCCCAAGTTATTGTGTTCTGCAAAACCAAACAATCTGCCGACCAAGTTTCACGTGATTTAGTGCGCCGCGGTTTGTCTGCCAACGCTATTCATGGCGACAAATCACAACAAGTGCGTTTAGAAGTATTACAACAATTCAAATCAGGCGAATTACGCGTTTTGGTTGCAACCGACGTAGCGGCACGCGGTTTAGATATTGCTGAATTGCCGTTTGTGATTAATTATGAATTGCCTGTGCAAGCGGAAGATTATGTACACCGTATTGGACGCACAGGTCGCGCAGGTGCTGACGGTGTTGCTATTTCTATGATGGACGAATATGAACAAAAAATGTATGCTGCCATCAAAGAATTAACAGGGAATGAATTACCCATTTCACGAATTGAAGGTTTTGCACCACGTTGGGAAATGGGGAGTGAATCTGTTTCAGGCAGCCTGAAAAATGAAGAATATAAAGATAGCGCAGCACCCTACTCTCGCCGCTATCAACAAAATCATGATGTGCGAGAATCATCATATCGTCAGCGTGAAAACATTGTTGTGCCAGATATGCCTAAAATTCAAAATCGTGCCAGTACGCGCCGTCGTGGACGAGAACGTCGTACTTGTGCGTTGTTACAACCCAATTTTGGCATGAATGACGAACGATAA